A stretch of DNA from Natrinema halophilum:
GTGTGCCGGTCTCGATACGGTCGCGACGATTCGCATCAACGGTGAAATCGTCGGCGAAGTCGCTAACATGCACCGTAAGTACGAGTTCGACGTCAGCGACGCTCTCATGCCCGGGAAAAATCAGGTGGAAATCACATTTCACTCCCCTGTCAAATACAGTACGCGTTACTCGGAGAGCCACGATTACCCGGTTCCGACGCTCCGGTACCCGAACGACCAGCCGGGTCGAAACTTCATTCGAAAAGCTCAGTGTCATTACGGGTGGGACTGGGGTCCGTGCCTTCCAACCGTCGGTATCTGGCGGGATATCGAACTCCTCGCCTATTCCGAGGCGCGGATCGAGTATACGAAGACCAGACAGGACCACCGCAGTGACGGCGTCGGCCTCGACGTAACTGTTGGCATCGACGCGCCGACGGATGGAAAATTGGTACTCGCAGCAGAAGTCGCCGACGTGACGGTACGCGAAGTTATCAGCGTTGCGGAGGGAGACAACGAGGTTACGGTGAGACTCGACGTCTTTGATCCCGACCTTTGGTGGCCAAACGGGTACGGCGATCAGCCGCTCTATGACCTCACCGTAATCGTCGACACAGAAACCGAGTCGGTGCCGTCCGATACTGACAAAGAAACGGCCAACCGCTCCGTGAAGTCGGCTGACACGCCGGTTCCTCCCGATCCTGTTCACGAGGTGACTACTCGCATCGGCTTCCGTGATCTCGAACTCGTTCGTGAATCCGACCAAGACGGCACCGGCGAATCGTTTACGTTCGAAGTCAACGGGACCCCAGTTTTCGCGAAGGGAGCCAACTGGATTCCGGCGGACGCATTGTACGGACGGGTCAACCGCGAGCGGTACGAGTCATTGCTCGACAGCGCTGTAGACGCCAACATGAACATGATTCGCGTCTGGGGAGGTGGCTACTATGAGCGCGACAGCTTCTACGAGGCATGCGACGAGCGGGGGCTCCTCGTCTGGCAAGACTTCATGTTCGCTTGCGCCCTGTACCCCAGCGATGAGAAGTATCTCGATTCCGTCGAAGCGGAGGTCAGGTACCAGGTTCGCCGGCTAGCTGATCACCCATCGATCGCGCTTTGGTGTGGTAACAACGAGGTAGAGATGGGTCTCCAAAGCTGGTTCAACGAAGTCGACGAATTGGATCAACTGACGGATGACTTCGAAACGTTGTTTTACGACGTGATCGGAAACGCCGTTACCGAGGAGGATGAGACGCGAACGTACTGGCCGGGCTCGCCGTCGAGCGGCTTCGGGATGAAAGATCCCCACCAGACAAACACGGGCGACCTGCACTACTGGGACGTCTGGCACGACGGTGCGGATTTCGAGGAATACGAGACGGTCGAACCGCGGTTCGTCTCCGAGTTCGGATATCAGTCGTTTCCGTCGGTCGACGTCCTCTCCTCGGTTCTTCCTGCCGACGAGCTTAATCCGACCGCGCCGTTGATGGAGCATCATCAGCGAAACGAACGGGGGAACCGGACGATCCTCCAACGGATGGCAGCATCGTTTCGCATCCCGTTTAGCTTCAGCGATTTCGTCTATCTCAGTCAGATACAGCAGGGGCTGGCGATGAAGATTGCTGTCGAACACTGGCGACGATCGAAACCCTACTGCATGGGGACGCTCTACTGGCAACTGAACGATCTCTGGCCCTGTGCATCGTGGTCTTCTATCGAGTACGGCGGTGACTGGAAGGCGCTCCAACATATTGCGCGCCGCATCTACGCACCGGTCCTGCTCTCTACTACAGCCACTGATGACGGCGACGATGTCGACGTCTGGCTTACGAACGACGAGCCCGAACCACTCGAGGGGATCGTAACCGTCGAAGCGTACACCTTCGACGGTGAACTCGTGTGCGAAGTCGACGAACAGGTTTCGATCGCAGCGCTCGACAGCGTTTCTGTCGCGACCGTCGACGTCGATCGAATGGGTGGTGACGTCCCAGTGGAAGACCTCTTTCTTCGCGTCACCTTCGACGGAACCGACGAGACGTATCCTGTATTCGAGTTCTTCGAGGAGTATAAGCATCTCGAACTTCCGGAACCGATCTTGGATATCGCTGTCGACGGGAACGAGGTGACGGTCAGTACGGACGCTGTCGCACTATTCGTCGAACTAGACGTGTCGGTGGA
This window harbors:
- a CDS encoding beta-mannosidase, yielding MRVESLNGSWEFRESDADRWLEASVPGGVYTDLRNADEIPDPYDADNELDLQWIGESDWVYRRSVILDDAFLDEDCIRLQCAGLDTVATIRINGEIVGEVANMHRKYEFDVSDALMPGKNQVEITFHSPVKYSTRYSESHDYPVPTLRYPNDQPGRNFIRKAQCHYGWDWGPCLPTVGIWRDIELLAYSEARIEYTKTRQDHRSDGVGLDVTVGIDAPTDGKLVLAAEVADVTVREVISVAEGDNEVTVRLDVFDPDLWWPNGYGDQPLYDLTVIVDTETESVPSDTDKETANRSVKSADTPVPPDPVHEVTTRIGFRDLELVRESDQDGTGESFTFEVNGTPVFAKGANWIPADALYGRVNRERYESLLDSAVDANMNMIRVWGGGYYERDSFYEACDERGLLVWQDFMFACALYPSDEKYLDSVEAEVRYQVRRLADHPSIALWCGNNEVEMGLQSWFNEVDELDQLTDDFETLFYDVIGNAVTEEDETRTYWPGSPSSGFGMKDPHQTNTGDLHYWDVWHDGADFEEYETVEPRFVSEFGYQSFPSVDVLSSVLPADELNPTAPLMEHHQRNERGNRTILQRMAASFRIPFSFSDFVYLSQIQQGLAMKIAVEHWRRSKPYCMGTLYWQLNDLWPCASWSSIEYGGDWKALQHIARRIYAPVLLSTTATDDGDDVDVWLTNDEPEPLEGIVTVEAYTFDGELVCEVDEQVSIAALDSVSVATVDVDRMGGDVPVEDLFLRVTFDGTDETYPVFEFFEEYKHLELPEPILDIAVDGNEVTVSTDAVALFVELDVSVDGRFSDNYFHLAADEERTVAFDTDRDPDDTEHRLAEELSVNHLRATY